The Rhododendron vialii isolate Sample 1 chromosome 8a, ASM3025357v1 genome has a window encoding:
- the LOC131336720 gene encoding uncharacterized protein LOC131336720 — MLNTVRSIRTQSPTLFSSPQFPCQIRRNTSGLSFKQPPASATGANNHKDMDQQQTNKRNTKTGDVPSHSFGEGYATRCDEEGFGGIYGGNDPLSSQEKTPSKIIHESHPEYDKTQGSEVAEKEKARHQKTAES; from the exons ATGCTTAACACGGTGAGGTCGATCCGAACTCAGTCACCCACTCTGTTTTCGTCACCCCAGTTCCCTTGTCAAATCCGTCGCAACACTTCTGGGCTGAGTTTCAAGCAGCCTCCTGCTTCAGCCACTGGTGCTAATAATCACAAGGACATGGATCAACAGCAGACCAATAAACGAAACACCAAAACGGG GGACGTGCCGTCTCATTCGTTTGGGGAAGGGTATGCCACTAGGTGCGATGAAGAAGGATTTGGTGGGATTTATGGTGGCAACGACCCTCTTTCCTCACAAGAAAAAACACCCTCCAAAATTATCCATGAGAGTCACCCTG AGTACGACAAGACCCAAGGAAGTGAAGTTGCGGAGAAGGAAAAGGCACGACATCAGAAAACAGCGGAGTCCTAA